Proteins from one Ranitomeya variabilis isolate aRanVar5 chromosome 1, aRanVar5.hap1, whole genome shotgun sequence genomic window:
- the LOC143802562 gene encoding uncharacterized protein LOC143802562 isoform X5, with product MNKDRYKIVERILNLTLEIIFQLTGEVYTIVKTSSDRCEASVSAGRGGTQSPIPWPSPHPRIHEDFNDQKILELANKMIELLTGEVPIRCQDVTVYFSMEEWEYLEGHKDRYQEVMMEEHRPRTSPVLSSKRTTPERCPAPPPPPQDHQLLDPEKDLNNINGPERNVRGDQRCEEETPNVSSDQRCKEETPNVRGDQRCKEKTPNVRGDQRCEEETPNVWNDQRCKEETPNVRGDQRCKEETPNVRSDQWCKEETPNVRGDQRCKEETPNVMGDQRCKEETSTGNRPDDFGDTQHAYEEHPVIADLPSGVYIQDLSSDAFKHVLSYDSPLNVELNESNARGVKCERIHTGAKPYSCQECGKCFTENSSLVDHQKSHTEVKPILCLECGKCFTHKSDLVTHKIIHTRKKQFSCTLCGKSFRQKTTLIVHQRTHTGEKPFSCSECGKCFTSKTYLVNHERIHTGEKPFSCTMCGKCFRQKATLIVHQRTHTGEKPYSCSKCEKCFTWKSQLVKHKRVHMGEKPFSCTVCGKGFRQKSALIVHRIIHTGKPFSCQECGKYFIQKSNLLRHQRNHTEDKSISCSECGKCFNYKSQLDNHLKSHTGEKPFCCSECGKSFVHKYNFIRHLRIHTEVKPFSCNLCGKCFTQNSYLIDHQKTHTGINTILCLECGKWYSSKSSLDVHVRTHHKGEKPYSCPECAKCFPRKSELVRHQKVHTGEKPFSCSECEKSFTHKSGLVRHQIIHTGEKPFLCTICGKCFNQKSSLISHQISHTGKPFACSECGKCFTLESQLDVHKKSHTGEKPFSCSECSKCFVHKSALVRHLRIHTGEKPFSCSLCGKSYQRKSNLIAHQRTHTEKTCP from the exons ATGAATAAAGACAGATACAAGATAGTGGAGAGGATATTAAACCTCACCCTGGAAATAAtcttccagcttactggagag GTTTACACAATAGTGAAGACATCTAGTGATCGCTGTGAGGCCTCTGTGTCTGCAGGACgaggaggaacccagagcccaaTCCCATGGCCTTCACCTCACCCCCGGATACATGAGGacttcaatgaccagaagatcctagaactcgccaacaagatgattgagctgctgactggagag gttcctataaggtgtcaggacgtcaccgtgtatttctccatggaggagtgggagtatctggaaggacacaaggatcggtaccaggaggtgatgatggaggagcaccggccccgcacatcaccag ttctctccagtaagaggacaaccccAGAGAGATgtcccgctcctcctcctcctccacaggaccatcag CTTTTGGATCCAGAAAAAGATCTGAACAATATTAATGGTCCAGAGAGAAATGTGAGGGGAGATCAGCGGTGTGAAGAGGAAACCCCTAATGTGAGtagcgatcagcggtgtaaagaggagacccctaatgtgaggggcgatcagcggtgtaaagagaagacccctaatgtgaggggcgatcagcggtgtgaagaggagacccctaatgtgtggaacgatcagcggtgtaaagaggagacccctaatgtgaggggcgatcagcggtgtaaggaggagacccctaatgtgaggagcgatcagtggtgtaaagaggagacccctaatgtgaggggcgatcagcggtgtaaggaggagacccctaatgtgatgggcgatcagcggtgtaaagaagaGACTTCTACAGGTAaccgcccag atgattTTGGTGATACACAGCATGCATATGAAGAGCATCCCGTTATCGCAGATTTACCTTCAGGCGTTTACAtccaagatctgtcatctgatgccTTTAAGCATGTCCTATCTTATGATTCACCACTAAATGTTGAGCTAAATGAAAGTAATGCACGCGGTGTTAAATGTGAACGAATTCACACAGGGGCAAAGCCATATTCATGccaagaatgtgggaaatgttttactgagAATTCGTCTCTGGTTGACCATCAGAAAAGTCACACAGAGGTGAAGCCAATATTATGtttagaatgtggtaaatgttttacccATAAATCAGATCTTGTTACACATAAAATAATTCATACAAGGAAAAAGCAATTTTCTTGTACTCTATGTGGAAAGTCTTTTAGACAAAAGACAACTCTAAttgtacatcagagaactcacacaggggagaagccattttcatgttcagaatgtgggaaatgttttacttcgAAAACATATCTTGTTaaccatgagagaattcacacaggggagaagccattttcttgtactATGTGTGGAAAGTGTTTTAGGCAAAAGGCAACTCTAATtgtacatcaaagaactcacacaggagagaagccatattcatgttcaaaatgtgagaaatgttttacttgGAAATCACAACTTGTTAAACATAAAAGAGTCCACatgggggaaaagccattttcttgCACGGTGTGTGGAAAGGGTTTCAGACAAAAGTCAGCCCTAATTGTACATCGAATAATTCACACAGGAAAACCATTTTCATGTcaggaatgtgggaaatattttattcaaaaatcaAACCTTTTAAGACATCAAAGAAATCACACAGAGGATAAATCaatttcgtgttcagaatgtggaaaatgttttaattatAAATCGCAGCTTGATAACCATCTaaaatctcacacaggggagaagccattttgttgttcagaatgtggaaaaagcTTTGTTCACAAATACAATTTTATTAGacatctgagaattcacacagaagtgaagccattttcatgtaatctatgtgggaaatgttttactcagaaTTCATATCTGATTGAccatcagaaaactcacacagggattAACACAATtttatgtttagaatgtggaaaatggtATAGCAGTAAATCCAGTCTAGATGTACATGTAAGAACTCATCACAAAGGAGAGAAGCCGTACTCCTGTCCAGAATGTGCAAAATGTTTTCCTCGGAAATCAGAGCTTGTTAGACATCAAaaagttcacacaggagagaagccattttcatgttcagaatgtgagaaatcttTTACCCATAAATCaggtcttgttagacatcagataattcacacaggcgaAAAGCCATTTTTATGTACCATATGTGGAAAGTGCTTTAACCAAAAGTCATCTTTAATATCACATCAAATATCTCACACAGGAAAACCAtttgcatgttcagaatgtggaaaatgttttactttgGAATCACAGCTTGATGTACATAAAAaatctcatacaggggagaagccattttcatgttcagaatgttcaAAATGCTTTGTTCATAAATCCGCTCTTGTTAGGcatctgagaattcacacaggggagaagccattttcatgtagtCTATGTGGAAAGTCTTACCAGCGAAAGTCAAATCTAATTgcgcatcagagaactcacacagaaaAAACATGTCCATAA